GTATGGGCATGGCATCGTGGAGTGTGCGCCGCATCTGGTGAAGCAGGGTGCCACTTGCTGGGCGTGTGCGCTGGAGGAGGCGGTGATGCTGCGGCAGGCAGGCATCGCGGTGCTGATCCTGGTCTTGGCGGTGCGGCGACGCGGTGATCCCGCATCCATCACGCATGGTCTGATGATGACGGCCTCCTCCATCGATAAGCTGCGCGAGATCGATGAGGCTGCGGCAGCGGCGAAGTCGCGGGCACGCGTTGCATTGGAAAATCGACACGCTTCCGGATGGAGCGGATCGGCGTGCATTGTGATAGCGCTTCGAAAAGCTGCTGGAGGCCTCTGAGCCTGAAAAACGTCGCCGTACTGGTATTTGCTCCCATTTGCGACTTCGGACGCGGAGGAGCTTTTCGCGCAGAGGAGCAGTTGGCGCGATTTCACGAGGTACTCGATTTTTACCCCCAAACACAGCTTACCGACGCCGCAGCGGCATATCGCGAATTCCGCGGCATTTTGAATTTGCCGCAGAGTCACCTGGATCTGGTGAGGCCTGGAATCATGCTTCATGGCGTGTATCCATCGCGTGCGATACGCAGTCGGTGCAGGCAACCGGTGCTGAGTTGGCGCTCGCAGGTGGTTTTTTCCAAAGTGGTGCTGCCAGGGCATCCCGTGAGCTTGCGGAGGCACCTTCAGAGCGATCACCCGTGCGGAGTGACGGTGCGCGGTGGGCTACGGGGATGGCTACTTCCGTGCGCTATCGAATCGCGGCCAGGTGGTCATCCGTGGTGAGCGGCACCCGATCGCGGGCCGTGTGCATGGACCAGTTCGCGTAGTCCGGAATGGGGCACGGCCTACAATGGCGATGGCTGACTCCTGATCGGTGATGGCATCAGCGCCCAAGATGTGGCGGACTGGGCCGTACGATCCCTACGAGGTGCTGACGAATGTGCATGCACGCGTGCCGAGGGTGTATGTGGGGGGGAGGTTCGAGGTTTCACAAATCTTCCTCCTCCTCTTCCTCTTACTCGTCCTCCCGGAATGGACGTCTCCAGGCTTTCGCAAGGCGGTTTGGCCCGCGCTTCCGGGAGGAGGAGTCGGAGTAAGAGGAGGAGCAGGATCACCTGCGGTGGGCTTTCTTGCTCTTCAGCTCCAGTCTCTCAGTGCGGCGCGGCGATGCAGACTGCTTGCGCGGTAGAAGGATCGTGGACGCGTAGGATTCTCTGACTCAGGGCACGATGGCCTCAGCAACAGGACCGGCAGGCTTTCGCCGGCTTCGTTCACGCTGATCACCTACCTCCCACCTTGGCACCGGCGGTCAAACCGGGGATCACGGCGTTGCTCTCCGTCACGCTCAACACTGCGCGGAAGTCGGTATCCACGCCGATGACTTCGATCCAGACACAAGAGTCTTTGAGCCTCTCCTACTGTCTGTGGCCGGACCAGCGAAAACGGTCAGGCGAGCCCCTACCCCGGAAGCGGGCGACCCAAAAACGGCCGTAGCGCAGCCTCACCCGGAAGCGGGCGACCCAAAAGCGGCATGCAGCCCCACCCGCGAAGCGAGCGACCCAAAAACGGCGATACGCGGCCCCACCCGGAAGCGGGCAGACTCAAAAAGGTACGCGGCCTCACCCGGTAGCGGGGCTCAAAACGGCGGAATGCGCATGCCACCGGAAGCGGGCGACCCGCATGCGTCCGTTCCGGTCCAAAA
Above is a genomic segment from Verrucomicrobiaceae bacterium containing:
- a CDS encoding alanine racemase: MDAIRPTHVESIPACSRKTLRRYRRMGKVEGMPVVKANAYGHGIVECAPHLVKQGATCWACALEEAVMLRQAGIAVLILVLAVRRRGDPASITHGLMMTASSIDKLREIDEAAAAAKSRARVALENRHASGWSGSACIVIALRKAAGGL
- a CDS encoding alanine racemase, producing the protein MERIGVHCDSASKSCWRPLSLKNVAVLVFAPICDFGRGGAFRAEEQLARFHEVLDFYPQTQLTDAAAAYREFRGILNLPQSHLDLVRPGIMLHGVYPSRAIRSRCRQPVLSWRSQVVFSKVVLPGHPVSLRRHLQSDHPCGVTVRGGLRGWLLPCAIESRPGGHPW